The following is a genomic window from Solanum stenotomum isolate F172 chromosome 4, ASM1918654v1, whole genome shotgun sequence.
GTggaaaattacactgtatatatagtagatgttgaatcgTTAGCTTCTTCATGTGCTTAATTCAATATATTTGGAGCTCCCTTAGTGAGAATATGGGTATGCCACTGATGTTCTACTATGTCATGTTTTGGTGAGTCAATGTTGtaatatagtagatgttgaatccTGTTGGCTTCTTCGTGAATTTACTtctttatttcattaagttAGTTAGCTATAATGGCTAGGTAGAATTAATTTGATGGGTTTTTTCTGCTTCCGAATTGATTGCTAATTCATGGGCATCCAAACCCCCTTCGTGGGaaaattatactccctccgtcccattttatgtgaggtactttgacttggcacggagtttaagaaagaaagtaagatttttaaaacttgtggtccaaaatgaatgatagaaatttgtgtggctgtaaatcatttcattaaggataaaatagacattttatagtcaaattgttacttaatatagaaatgtgtcaatctttttgggactgactaaaaagaaatgtaagtcacataaattgagacagagggagtagtataTATAAGGggttaaaactattttttatctaCTTACTTAACAAATGTTGAGTACCCTTGGTTTCTTCGTGTGTTTGTTTCCTTATATTTTGAATCCCCGTGGGGAAAATTGTCAGCCAACCATATTTCtactatttcaaatttttgtgAGTCAATGTTTTTAATTAGCTTTATTGCTCTCAACAGGAAAGTTGGCTATCTTTTTCATTCTCTAGTTTGAGCCATTTAAAAGTCAGTTTATACTTATTTGGAGCTGAGCCACTTACTTCGAGACAATTGGATTGGTAAATTAAGCTACTAACTAATTTAAGGTCACTTTTCTGATGTGTTACTGAGTTGCTATCTCATGTAGTTGGTTAAACTACATGACTAGTTTCCTTGCGGAAGAGCTGCGATTCTGATATTTCATAGGCTGAGCGTTTCTGTTGTTGTTCTCACAGGGAAGTTTTCATATTCATCTGTTTCTTTATTCTGTTGTTGTTGTTCGTGCAGTACACTTCAGTTAAACCTTTGAGTGATAGAGTTCTGGTGAAGATTAAGACTGTAGAGGAGAAGACTGTTGGTGGTATCCTACTTCCAGCAACGGCACAGTCAAATCCACAAGGAGGTGAGATTGTTGCTGTCGGAGAGGGTCGTTTAATTGGGAAGAGTAAAGTGAAAATTAGTGTGAAGGTAATTTCATAGTCAACTTATGTATTCAACCTTGCGTTTATCTGTGGCCGatcattttctaaaaaagatCTTATTGTGTAGACTGGTACCCAAGTGTTGTACTCAAAATATGTGGGAACCGAAGTGCAGTTTGATGGATCAAAGCACCTGATCTTGAAAGAAGATCACATTATTGGTATTCTCGACACAGAAGACATCAAAGACCTGCAGCCCTTGAACGACAGAGTTCTAATCAAGGTTTGTCATTATCACACCGTATCTCCCTGTTTGTGAGGCATCTACGTTTTGATTAAGCGATACACGCTCTGCATGATAAACATTTGTACATAATGAGCGTTTTCCCCccaattctatttttttaaaagtagttCTTGCTAACTGATCTGGATGCCATGTTTTGATCTCGTTATTATTTGCTATGTCTGCTTTGCGTCTGTATGTTATAAGTTACCTGAGCCGGGTGGCATTGAATGACTAGTGGTAATTTGGTCATCGCATTTTATCAGGTGGCCGAGGCTGAGGAAAAAACTGCTGGAGGATTGTTTTTGAGCGAGTCCTCAAAGGAGAAACCTTCGATTGGCACGGTAAAAATATTCACACTGCAGTTCAGCTAGTAGTATTACTCCGTTTATTATTTCTCCCGTGTCTGATATTATCCCCGTGTAACTAATGATGGTGAACCAAATGATCCCTAAACGTAAAGAATCTACGCTATCAGCATATGTTAACATGTTATAGTAGGTTATTAATGTTTGCTTTTTTATAAACAGTTACCTGTCGATATCTTTTAGGTGACCTGATTGTGAAAAATGTCAGTgtataaaagttaaaactttTGCTGAAATCGGTTACCTTTTCCGTGATTGTAACAGGTAGTAGCCGTTGGTCCCGGTCCTCTTGATGAGGAAGGAAACAGGACATTACTTTCAGTATCCCCTGGAAATACAGTTTTGTATTCCAAATATGCTGGCAATGACTTCAAAGGAGCTGATGGCTCTGATTATATCACATTAAGGGCATCTGATGTAATGGCTGTGCTTTCATAGATGAATAATCACTCTTTTCGATCGAAGAAGAATTGA
Proteins encoded in this region:
- the LOC125862238 gene encoding 20 kDa chaperonin, chloroplastic-like; protein product: MVTTQMAASSISAKGFVSFEGLRSTSNVKIASFGHLKQNMRFFHGLVVKAATVVAPKYTSVKPLSDRVLVKIKTVEEKTVGGILLPATAQSNPQGGEIVAVGEGRLIGKSKVKISVKTGTQVLYSKYVGTEVQFDGSKHLILKEDHIIGILDTEDIKDLQPLNDRVLIKVAEAEEKTAGGLFLSESSKEKPSIGTVVAVGPGPLDEEGNRTLLSVSPGNTVLYSKYAGNDFKGADGSDYITLRASDVMAVLS